From Macaca mulatta isolate MMU2019108-1 chromosome 1, T2T-MMU8v2.0, whole genome shotgun sequence, the proteins below share one genomic window:
- the SH3BGRL3 gene encoding LOW QUALITY PROTEIN: SH3 domain-binding glutamic acid-rich-like protein 3 (The sequence of the model RefSeq protein was modified relative to this genomic sequence to represent the inferred CDS: inserted 4 bases in 4 codons; deleted 2 bases in 2 codons) has product MHQTCVRLERXASARPSPGPFLPPSXLPRHTELQIREGPKRTSRAATEGAPCVGRVLCAPGHPGGREGASGARGGVAQAPPRLPAPPIGPERDDXAGGAGRKPLPSTAAASSPGSAAATTAALCPPARXTPSMSGLRVYSTSVTGSREIKSQQSEVTRILDGKRIQYQLVDISQDNALRDEMRALAGNPKATPPQIVNGDQYCGDYELFVEAVEQNTLQEFLKLA; this is encoded by the exons ATGCACCAAACCTGTGTGCGGTTGGAGA CGGCTTCTGCCAGACCCTCTCCCGGGCCTTTCCTGCCACCCA TCCTCCCCAGGCACACTGAGCTCCAGATCAGGGAAGGGCCGAAAAGGACGAGCAGGGCAGCCACAGAAGGGGCG CCCTGCGTGGGACGGGTC CTCTGCGCGCCTGGTCACccagggggaagggaaggggcctCCGGCGCGCGGGGCGGTGTCGCGCAGGCCCCGCCCCGCCTGCCCGCGCCGCCCATTGGTCCCGAGCGCGATG TTGCGGGCGGAGCAGGAAGGAAACCGCTCCCGAGCACGGCGGCGGCGTCGTCTCCCGGCAGTGCAGCTGCCACTACTGCCGCTCTCTGCCCGCCAGCCC CTACCCCCAGCATGAGCGGCCTGCGCGTCTACAGCACGTCGGTCACCGGCTCCCGCGAA aTCAAGTCCCAGCAGAGCGAGGTGACCCGAATCCTGGATGGGAAGCGCATCCAATACCAGCTAGTGGACATCTCCCAGGACAACGCCCTGAGGGATGAGATGCGCGCCTTGGCGGGCAACCCCAaggccaccccaccccagatTGTCAACGGGGACCAGTACTGTGGG GACTATGAGCTCTTCGTGGAGGCCGTGGAACAAAACACGCTGCAGGAGTTCCTGAAGCTGGCCTGA